One genomic segment of Synechocystis sp. LKSZ1 includes these proteins:
- a CDS encoding MFS transporter, whose translation MSTLQTLRQLESQTQRNFAFLFTVGLLFWIGLTTLLPTLPVYAQDIGASRQEVGFVMGAFAIGLLGSRVWLGQLVDRRGRKIAILIGTFVGATAPLGYLLTQSVLPLMAMRAYHGISVAAFATGYSALVVDLAPFKQRGELVGYMSLAVPVGMALGPALGGYCVEWAGYTTLFVLAAGLGLLSFLCTLPIQEHSPTRLESDAHLQSPSRTIWQLLTSPSLLVPSLVLLLVGFVFGNLATFLPLFIREIQLNLNTGLFYSTAAVASFISRVWTGRASDFYGRGVFITGSLLAYLASMLILSGVSTINWFLLAAILEGIGGGILIPMTIALISDRSSAQERGRVFAVCVSGFDVGIALAGPAFGYVEEFTGFRGLFLITSSLAFLAIILFLLQSNPDLKRSVAFALGRGRDDYALSK comes from the coding sequence GTGAGTACGTTACAGACTTTACGACAATTAGAATCCCAGACCCAACGCAACTTTGCCTTTTTGTTTACTGTTGGCCTGTTGTTTTGGATTGGCCTAACCACCCTGCTACCGACCTTACCTGTCTATGCCCAGGATATTGGGGCTAGTCGCCAGGAGGTTGGTTTTGTCATGGGGGCCTTTGCCATTGGCCTATTGGGGTCACGGGTATGGCTCGGCCAACTGGTGGATCGCCGGGGCCGAAAAATTGCCATTCTGATTGGGACATTTGTTGGTGCTACGGCGCCTCTTGGTTATCTTTTAACCCAGTCTGTCCTGCCTCTGATGGCAATGCGAGCCTATCACGGCATTAGTGTAGCGGCCTTTGCCACCGGCTACAGCGCGTTGGTGGTGGATCTGGCTCCCTTTAAGCAACGGGGGGAATTGGTGGGCTATATGAGCTTGGCAGTTCCTGTGGGCATGGCCTTGGGGCCGGCCCTGGGGGGCTACTGTGTGGAATGGGCCGGTTATACGACCCTGTTTGTTTTGGCTGCCGGCCTGGGCCTGCTGAGTTTTCTCTGTACCTTACCCATCCAGGAACATTCTCCCACCCGTTTGGAATCGGACGCTCACCTCCAGTCCCCGAGTCGTACTATTTGGCAACTTCTGACCAGTCCTTCCCTGCTGGTGCCATCCCTAGTGTTACTATTGGTCGGCTTTGTCTTTGGTAATCTGGCTACCTTTCTCCCCCTATTTATTCGGGAGATCCAGCTTAATTTAAATACAGGCCTGTTCTATAGCACGGCTGCCGTTGCCAGCTTTATTTCCCGTGTTTGGACGGGACGAGCTTCAGATTTTTACGGTCGGGGGGTCTTCATTACGGGGAGTCTGTTAGCTTATTTGGCCTCCATGCTGATTCTGAGTGGAGTTAGTACAATTAATTGGTTTTTGCTGGCCGCTATTCTCGAAGGCATTGGTGGCGGGATTCTCATTCCTATGACCATTGCCCTGATCTCCGACCGCTCTTCGGCCCAGGAGCGGGGGCGTGTCTTTGCGGTATGCGTTAGTGGCTTTGATGTGGGCATTGCCCTGGCAGGGCCAGCCTTTGGCTATGTGGAGGAGTTCACGGGCTTTCGGGGCCTGTTTTTAATCACCAGTAGCTTGGCCTTTTTAGCGATTATCCTGTTTCTTTTGCAGTCAAACCCTGACTTGAAGCGTTCTGTGGCCTTTGCCTTAGGCCGTGGCCGTGACGACTACGCCCTATCAAAATAA
- the feoB gene encoding ferrous iron transport protein B has protein sequence MAHCQRGKVNSARADVQKRIALIGQPNTGKSTFFNRLTKANAAIANWPGLTVDLFQATVTWEGETVEVVDLPGIYDLNGFSEDERVVQRFLENYAVNLLVVVVNAAQIDRQIRLLLQVQSLGLPAVAVLNLADEAKRYGVQFDALALGERLGFPVYPISAKYGTGCERALTAIQRQIKAQSEAYQIPELGNVLAANPVSQAKMEAVIAGIVHMPSVTARTLTNVIDGVMLHPILGIPLFFASMFVVFWLIWNVGLPSADPVDAVTGWIQSTLLEPLLAPLPNLLQDLLLHGIWAGFAALLSFVPLVALFFIVMGILEGSGYLSRAAYLMDTLMGRVGLDGRGFVLQMLGFGCNVPAIMGTRVIRSRGMRLLAMLVIPFSLCSARLQVFVFILAAVLPNSQGAIALFSLYVMSFVTAFLVAALFSRFKAFQVREPFVLELPPYRFPSLHQVFLRVWGEMKEFVTRLSIFMVIGTSLIWFLTSFPQGTTGLETYAGQLGKIFQPLMNPLGINPFLTVTLIVGFVAKEVQIAALTVIYGLSNEAVTEELRRTMTFAQGFSFCLFSLLYVPCLTTLGTIWGESKSWRYTLLAVLAPLVIAWAVSFSFYQGVTLLWH, from the coding sequence GTGGCCCATTGTCAGCGGGGAAAAGTGAACTCTGCTCGGGCGGATGTTCAAAAGCGTATTGCCTTAATTGGTCAGCCCAATACAGGGAAATCTACCTTTTTTAATCGCCTCACCAAGGCCAATGCTGCCATTGCCAATTGGCCAGGATTAACCGTGGATCTATTCCAGGCCACCGTGACCTGGGAAGGGGAAACCGTGGAGGTGGTGGATCTGCCGGGTATCTACGACTTGAACGGCTTTTCTGAGGATGAACGGGTTGTTCAGCGCTTTTTAGAAAATTATGCGGTGAATTTATTGGTGGTAGTGGTCAATGCCGCCCAGATTGATCGTCAGATCCGTCTCCTGCTCCAAGTCCAGTCCCTCGGCCTACCGGCAGTTGCTGTTTTAAATTTAGCCGACGAGGCCAAACGTTACGGTGTGCAATTCGATGCCTTGGCCCTGGGAGAACGCCTGGGCTTTCCGGTTTATCCCATCAGTGCCAAGTATGGAACTGGGTGTGAGCGAGCGTTAACCGCTATACAACGTCAGATTAAGGCCCAGAGTGAAGCCTACCAAATTCCGGAATTGGGTAATGTCCTCGCGGCTAATCCCGTTTCACAGGCCAAGATGGAGGCAGTCATCGCCGGTATTGTGCACATGCCTTCGGTGACGGCCCGCACCCTTACCAATGTCATTGATGGGGTGATGTTACATCCCATTCTGGGCATTCCTCTCTTTTTTGCTTCCATGTTTGTGGTGTTTTGGCTTATTTGGAATGTCGGCCTGCCCAGTGCTGATCCCGTCGATGCCGTCACGGGTTGGATTCAATCCACTCTTCTGGAACCCCTCTTGGCCCCCTTACCAAACCTGTTACAAGACCTCCTGCTTCATGGAATTTGGGCCGGTTTTGCGGCCCTGCTTTCCTTTGTTCCCTTGGTGGCCCTCTTTTTTATTGTGATGGGAATTCTGGAAGGGAGTGGTTACCTGTCTCGGGCCGCCTACTTGATGGATACGTTGATGGGACGTGTGGGCTTAGATGGGCGAGGTTTTGTCTTGCAAATGCTGGGCTTTGGCTGTAATGTGCCAGCGATTATGGGCACTCGGGTGATTCGCAGTCGGGGAATGCGTCTCTTGGCGATGTTGGTGATTCCCTTTTCCCTGTGTTCGGCTCGGTTACAGGTTTTTGTCTTTATTCTGGCGGCGGTGTTACCCAATTCCCAAGGGGCAATTGCCTTATTCTCGTTGTATGTCATGAGTTTTGTCACGGCATTTCTGGTAGCCGCTCTCTTCAGCCGCTTTAAAGCCTTTCAAGTCCGGGAGCCCTTTGTCCTCGAATTACCCCCCTACCGTTTTCCTAGCCTACACCAGGTTTTTTTGCGGGTGTGGGGAGAAATGAAAGAATTTGTCACCCGACTTTCAATTTTTATGGTTATCGGCACCAGTTTAATCTGGTTTTTAACGAGTTTTCCCCAGGGAACAACGGGATTAGAGACCTATGCCGGCCAATTGGGGAAGATCTTTCAACCCCTCATGAATCCGTTAGGAATTAATCCCTTTTTGACAGTGACGCTAATTGTGGGCTTTGTGGCTAAGGAAGTCCAAATCGCTGCCTTGACTGTGATCTATGGCTTAAGTAATGAAGCCGTTACGGAGGAGCTAAGACGCACGATGACCTTTGCCCAGGGCTTTAGTTTTTGTTTGTTTAGCTTACTGTATGTGCCCTGTTTAACCACCTTGGGAACTATTTGGGGAGAATCCAAATCCTGGCGTTATACTCTCTTAGCGGTGCTTGCTCCCTTGGTAATCGCCTGGGCGGTGAGTTTTAGCTTTTACCAAGGGGTGACGCTACTTTGGCATTGA
- a CDS encoding ferrous iron transport protein A, translating into MTLLDLSVGQVALVDSVFLSHHGQGLVNRLEAMGIIPGKPIQVLRKAALGGPLHLRIGSTTEVAMRRSEAQWVSVKLEH; encoded by the coding sequence ATGACCTTGCTTGATTTGTCGGTAGGGCAAGTTGCGCTTGTAGACAGTGTTTTTCTCAGTCACCATGGTCAAGGCCTGGTTAATCGCCTAGAAGCAATGGGAATTATTCCTGGTAAACCAATCCAAGTGTTGCGTAAGGCGGCCTTGGGAGGCCCCTTGCATCTACGAATAGGGAGCACCACCGAAGTAGCGATGCGTCGCAGTGAAGCCCAATGGGTTTCAGTTAAGTTAGAACATTAA
- a CDS encoding glycosyltransferase has translation MPTLSLCMIVKDEAHRLPQCLASVQGLVQEMVVLDTGSQDKTPTIAKKAGAKVFKTTWPEDFSQARNQALAKATGDWVLVLDADETLNPKMLDSIQRAMTEDNTLVVNLMRQEVGAVQSPYSLVSRLFRRHPALRFNRPYHETIDDSVLALMQQEPRWRVVDLPGVAILHTGYGPEQLGAKQQRAQTLLEKALAENPQDAYLCSKLGALYNSLGQEKEGIKLLKQGLKSNQASIPVRFELHYHLANAYQRQKKWELALKHYQKALDEEILLPLKLGALNNYGALLHDLGDLAQAKKIFATVVQIDPTLATGHYNLGRILKAQGQLLEAIKAYQRAVELNPNYAQAYQNLGVTTFKAGLLAESLVAFKTAISLYDQQGSPEAEVLRRSLQEMGMIE, from the coding sequence ATGCCTACCCTCAGTCTCTGCATGATCGTTAAAGATGAAGCCCATCGCTTGCCCCAATGCTTGGCCAGTGTGCAGGGCCTAGTTCAGGAGATGGTGGTCTTGGATACGGGATCCCAGGATAAAACCCCCACCATAGCCAAAAAAGCAGGTGCGAAGGTCTTTAAAACAACTTGGCCCGAGGATTTTTCCCAGGCCCGCAACCAGGCCCTGGCCAAGGCAACAGGGGATTGGGTTTTGGTCTTAGATGCGGACGAAACCCTGAATCCCAAAATGCTGGACTCGATACAGCGGGCCATGACCGAAGACAATACTTTAGTAGTGAACCTAATGCGTCAGGAAGTGGGGGCTGTGCAATCCCCCTATTCCTTGGTATCGCGTCTTTTTCGTCGTCATCCGGCCCTGCGCTTTAACCGGCCTTACCACGAAACCATTGATGATAGTGTTTTGGCCCTTATGCAACAGGAACCCCGCTGGCGTGTGGTGGATCTCCCCGGTGTTGCCATTCTCCACACGGGCTATGGCCCAGAACAGCTTGGCGCCAAACAACAACGGGCCCAAACCCTCCTGGAAAAGGCCCTGGCCGAAAATCCCCAGGATGCCTATCTGTGCAGTAAGTTAGGCGCACTCTACAATTCCCTGGGCCAGGAAAAAGAGGGCATTAAGTTACTCAAGCAAGGCCTGAAGTCCAACCAGGCTTCAATCCCCGTCCGCTTTGAACTCCATTACCATCTGGCTAATGCCTACCAGCGGCAAAAAAAATGGGAATTGGCCCTGAAACATTACCAAAAGGCCCTAGACGAAGAGATCCTATTGCCCTTGAAATTGGGGGCCTTGAATAATTACGGGGCCTTGCTCCACGACTTAGGGGACTTGGCCCAAGCTAAAAAGATCTTTGCTACCGTTGTCCAGATTGACCCCACCCTAGCGACCGGCCACTACAATCTAGGTCGCATCCTCAAGGCCCAGGGCCAGCTCTTGGAGGCGATCAAGGCCTATCAACGGGCCGTTGAACTGAATCCTAATTATGCCCAGGCCTATCAAAATCTCGGGGTGACGACCTTTAAGGCCGGCCTGCTGGCGGAAAGCTTAGTAGCTTTTAAAACGGCCATTAGCCTCTATGACCAACAAGGGAGTCCAGAGGCAGAAGTCCTGCGGCGCTCCCTGCAAGAAATGGGCATGATTGAATAG
- a CDS encoding DUF760 domain-containing protein, with protein sequence MEFNFDFLISEEEQEHNTLVQYLQQQHPDTLARVAESASTELKEIISHNVQGLLGILPSEDFQVQVTTNRESLANLLASAMMTGYFLGQMEQRKNLETLVSGGESLKGRSSGSSDWLDLP encoded by the coding sequence ATGGAATTTAACTTTGACTTTTTAATTTCCGAAGAAGAACAAGAACACAATACCCTCGTCCAATACCTGCAACAACAACATCCTGACACCCTGGCGCGGGTCGCTGAATCTGCCAGTACAGAACTTAAAGAAATCATTAGCCACAACGTGCAGGGCCTGCTGGGAATCTTGCCAAGTGAAGATTTTCAGGTTCAGGTGACGACCAACCGTGAAAGCCTGGCGAATCTACTGGCCTCGGCTATGATGACGGGCTACTTCCTGGGCCAAATGGAACAGCGTAAAAATCTAGAAACTCTGGTCTCGGGTGGGGAGTCCCTCAAGGGCCGGTCTAGCGGTTCTTCCGATTGGCTAGACTTACCCTAG
- the scpB gene encoding SMC-Scp complex subunit ScpB, whose amino-acid sequence MRLATQIEAILYLQARPLTLVELSEITQQDRPSVEDALLELMEDYARRDSALEVIETETGYCLQLRSAFQTLIQDLVPADLSTGTLRTLAAIALKSPILQTKVIQLRGSGAYQHIQDLVEQGFIRKRRQTEGRSYWLEITDKFQQYFEIDQLSSILG is encoded by the coding sequence ATGCGCCTAGCAACCCAAATTGAAGCGATTCTTTATCTCCAGGCCAGGCCCTTGACCCTGGTGGAACTGAGCGAGATCACCCAGCAAGACCGGCCCAGTGTGGAAGATGCACTTTTAGAATTAATGGAAGACTATGCTCGCCGGGATAGTGCCCTAGAGGTGATCGAAACGGAAACGGGCTATTGTCTACAATTGCGGTCTGCCTTCCAGACCCTGATTCAAGACCTCGTTCCCGCCGACCTCAGCACCGGCACCCTCAGAACTCTGGCGGCCATCGCCCTGAAATCACCAATCTTGCAAACCAAAGTGATTCAACTCCGGGGTAGTGGGGCCTATCAACACATTCAAGACCTGGTGGAACAGGGATTTATCCGCAAGCGCCGCCAAACTGAGGGCCGTTCCTATTGGCTCGAAATCACGGATAAATTCCAGCAATATTTTGAAATTGACCAGCTTTCTTCAATTTTGGGCTAG
- a CDS encoding peptide ligase PGM1-related protein has translation MISSTPSLSPEQWESFHQLQHQLRGPAHSEAFLDKEGGDILVLPSFSLDQSVGEKIPGFLHYEERLLFSLIRLRNPKTRLIYVTAQPLSPLIVEYYLQLLAGIPFSHARERLLLFTAYDNAYKPLTQKILERPRLIERIRQALRPGRSHIVCFNATALEAELSLQLQTPLLAASPALAYWGSKSGSREIFAEAGVSYPDGSFLVNSVEALLAETVALWQRQPHLRRVMVKLNEGFSGEGNAIFPLPTDRTAQAASPELLQAYLPCLQCQAQGETWESFLARIPSLGAIVEAFVEGAEKRSPSVQGYISPQGEVSILSTHDQILGGPDQQIYLGCRFPADDGYRLALQNLGLKIGQVLAQRGAMERFGVDFMAVRQGETWELTAIEINLRKGGTTHPFMTLKLLTNGIYDPTTGLFYSQEGQPRYYLASDNLQKPQYHGLLPDDLMDIIATHGLHYNSTTQTGTLFHLMGALSEFGKLGLTCIGRSPAEAEAIYQKVEHCLDQETADP, from the coding sequence ATGATATCCAGTACACCGAGTCTATCCCCAGAACAGTGGGAATCCTTCCATCAGCTACAGCACCAACTCCGGGGGCCTGCCCATAGCGAGGCCTTTCTGGACAAGGAGGGAGGGGATATTTTGGTGTTGCCGTCCTTTAGTCTAGACCAGAGTGTAGGCGAAAAAATACCCGGCTTTCTGCACTACGAGGAGCGGCTCCTCTTTTCCTTAATTCGGTTGCGCAATCCCAAAACCCGTCTCATTTACGTGACGGCCCAGCCCCTGTCACCCCTGATCGTTGAGTATTATCTGCAACTGCTGGCGGGTATTCCCTTTTCCCACGCGCGGGAACGCTTGCTCCTCTTCACTGCCTACGATAATGCCTATAAACCCCTCACCCAAAAAATTCTAGAACGTCCCCGTTTAATCGAACGGATTCGCCAGGCCCTGCGGCCGGGCCGTTCCCACATCGTTTGTTTTAATGCCACGGCCCTGGAGGCAGAGCTATCCCTACAACTCCAAACACCCCTGCTGGCAGCTAGTCCGGCCCTGGCCTACTGGGGGTCAAAAAGCGGGAGCCGGGAAATTTTTGCCGAGGCCGGTGTGTCCTACCCCGACGGTAGTTTTTTAGTCAATTCTGTAGAGGCCCTGTTAGCGGAAACGGTGGCCCTGTGGCAACGCCAGCCCCACCTGCGACGGGTAATGGTCAAGCTGAATGAGGGCTTTTCGGGGGAAGGCAATGCCATTTTTCCTTTGCCGACGGATCGGACGGCTCAGGCGGCCTCACCGGAACTGCTCCAGGCCTATTTACCCTGCTTGCAATGCCAGGCCCAGGGAGAAACCTGGGAAAGTTTCCTGGCCCGGATTCCCAGCCTTGGGGCCATTGTCGAGGCCTTTGTGGAGGGGGCAGAAAAGCGGTCTCCCAGCGTCCAGGGCTATATCAGTCCCCAGGGAGAGGTGAGTATTCTTTCTACCCATGACCAGATTTTGGGCGGTCCTGACCAACAGATTTATCTGGGCTGTCGTTTTCCCGCCGACGACGGCTATCGTTTGGCCCTGCAGAATTTAGGTCTCAAAATTGGCCAAGTGTTGGCCCAGCGGGGGGCCATGGAGCGTTTTGGCGTTGATTTTATGGCTGTGCGTCAGGGAGAAACTTGGGAGTTAACTGCCATTGAGATTAATCTGCGCAAGGGGGGAACGACCCATCCCTTTATGACCCTGAAGTTATTAACCAACGGCATCTACGACCCGACCACCGGCCTGTTCTATAGTCAGGAGGGCCAGCCGAGGTATTACCTGGCCTCGGATAATTTGCAAAAACCCCAATACCATGGTCTCCTGCCCGATGACCTAATGGATATTATCGCCACCCACGGCCTACACTACAACAGCACCACCCAAACAGGGACGCTGTTTCACCTGATGGGGGCCCTATCGGAATTTGGTAAACTCGGCCTGACTTGCATTGGTCGTTCTCCGGCAGAGGCAGAGGCTATCTACCAAAAAGTGGAGCATTGTCTCGACCAGGAAACGGCTGACCCTTAA